One Gloeothece verrucosa PCC 7822 DNA window includes the following coding sequences:
- a CDS encoding DJ-1/PfpI family protein, with amino-acid sequence MSGKRILMLVGDFVEDYEVMVPFQALQMVGHTVHAVCPNKKAGDKVRTAVHDFEGDQTVRFVG; translated from the coding sequence ATGAGTGGAAAACGAATTCTCATGCTTGTGGGTGACTTTGTGGAAGACTACGAAGTAATGGTTCCTTTTCAAGCGTTGCAAATGGTGGGTCATACTGTTCATGCTGTCTGTCCCAATAAGAAAGCAGGAGACAAGGTTCGCACTGCTGTTCATGATTTTGAAGGAGACCAAACTGTGCGATTCGTTGGCTAG